The genome window ACCGGAACGACGGTGACCGGCATCGCGCTCACGCTCGCCGACGGCGCGCCGTACTGGCTGGTGTTCAACATCGGCGACTCGCGCGTCTACAGCTTCCGGGACGGCACCCTGGAGCAGCTGACGGTGGACCACTCGATCGTGCAGGAGCTGCTCGACGCCGGCGCGATCACGCCGGAGGAGGCGGAGGTCCACCCGCACAGCAACGTCATCACGCGCGCGGTCGGGTTCAACGAGGACCCGGTGCCCGACTACTTCCTGTTCCCGATCGTGGCGGGCTCCCGGCTGCTGGTCTGCTCCGACGGCCTCACCAAAGAGCTCACCGAGCACGGCATCCGCTACTACCTCGGCGAGGGCTCGTCCCCGCTGGACGCGGCGCAGCAGCTGATGGACGCCGCGCTCGGCAACGGCGGCCGCGACAATGTGACCGTCGTCGTCGTCGACGTGCTGGCCACTCCGGAGAGCGGCTCGCATCGCGAGGGCTTCCCCCGCCGGGCCGCTCGCCGGCACTGACGCGGACCTCCTGCACAGGAGGGTGCGCCCGCCGTCGTTGCCCCCCGAGTTGGGGGTGTTCGAGTTGTCCCCAGTGCGGGTTCCGGCCCCCTGGGGCGCTGCGGGGCCTGCCTACAATTGACAGACGCTTTCGCCCCCGCGAACGCGAACGGCCGATGACGGGAGGAGCTGCTTGGCTCGGCGCTTGCCTTCACAGCCGCCGAACCTCCCTGGCTTCTCGTACGTCAGGGTGCTCGGTTCGGGCGGCTTCGCCGACGTGTTCCTCTACGAGCAGAACATGCCGCGCAGGCAGGTCGCGGTGAAGGTCATGCTGGCGGAGGTCGTGACCAGCCAGGTCAAGCAGATGTTCCAGGCCGAGGCCAATCTGATGGCCCAGCTCAGCACGCACCCCTCGATCCTCACGGTGTACCAGGCGAGCGTCTCGGCCGACGGCCGGCCCTACCTGGTGATGGAGCTGTGCTCGTCGGCGATCGGCCACCGCTA of Leifsonia shinshuensis contains these proteins:
- a CDS encoding protein phosphatase 2C domain-containing protein — protein: MTQIGRTNRRHTVVVPGGADARISLSWAALSDTGYRRSVNEDSLLARSPIFAVADGMGGHTAGDFASTAVVTRLAEKVRADFVTEASLTEALRDAVGDMGRGVGQTDLGTGTTVTGIALTLADGAPYWLVFNIGDSRVYSFRDGTLEQLTVDHSIVQELLDAGAITPEEAEVHPHSNVITRAVGFNEDPVPDYFLFPIVAGSRLLVCSDGLTKELTEHGIRYYLGEGSSPLDAAQQLMDAALGNGGRDNVTVVVVDVLATPESGSHREGFPRRAARRH